In the genome of Hevea brasiliensis isolate MT/VB/25A 57/8 chromosome 14, ASM3005281v1, whole genome shotgun sequence, the window CTTGGGGTGAATATTGCAGACTGGAAAATTCAGTTCCTTTCTCTTTAAtttatttatctttaattttGTATTGGCAGAAAGATAAATAATTTTCCTATCCTTGAAATTCATCATCTTATTTGGTATAAATTCTTTTTTGACATTCAATGAGCATCTCTTCCTCTTTTAGCCCCTAGGATTCCGAGTTGATGTGAGAAAACTAAAGTGTGCTGGACTGGATTACCGGCCGCATCCTTGCATATCTTCTATATGGGATCATTTCCCATTAGATTCCTCTGCAAAATTTTCTGTTTGCTACATTTAGATGTGTGCCGGGGTTTTGAAGAACTTGTTGCTTGATATAACAATCAAAAATGCAAAGAcaatagactttttttttttttaatccttaaAAGTTGAATTCATAGCATTTTCTGCTTCCTTTAACACATGGAGAAAAATACTGTTTTTCTTTCTTGTTGCGGTCTTTGAAACTACTTGATGATGTACAAGCTTACCTCTCCTGCTTCACACAATTGCCAGCATGTTAAACTGAACTGTGTTTCGATTTTGAGATGTCATATTTCCATTCTGCACTTGAAATTTTTTGTTTAGTTGTCTGATATCCAACTCCTATTACAATTATAGCTAATTGCCCGTCTTCTATTAACTCGCTGTCTTAGATACGTGGTTGTGAAAGTTCAAGACTCTTGGGCAGAGTTACTAGACTACTTCAGGCAACAGGTTACTTCTTGAACTGATAATGGAATTTTAAAACAGTCATTTTCTCTGATTCTTAATGGCTTTATTCCTTTGATGCAGGAAGGTGATAAGCGTTTGTTAGCATTTACTAAAAGAGGAACAACAACTCATTCGGTATTGTTTTCCATGCTTTTGATCTCTTCCTGGTGTTAGAGATTCCATCCTCATGAAATTGTTTGTGTTGCTGATTACCAATGAATCTCATTGTATCACAATCTGTGATACTCCCACAATTTTATATCTTGTTGGATTTAAACCAGCAAATTAACCTACATCTCTTGAAGTAAACATTCTACAACTTGTGTCCGATCGAATTTGCAGGGATTCTCCTATATATAGAAGAGGTTATTACCTCATTTTTCCTCAGAAACAAGTGGCCTACCACCTGAAGCCTTGCCTGATTGTAAAAGCGAAACCTTTGGCAGTCGAAACATTTGGATTCCAATGGTTGAAAATGTCTGGATCTCTCTGTTAGTGTTGGAATTGCTTTGTATGAGGCTTCAATACAACTAGCTATAAACCACCTTAAGTTCCCTTCTGAAATCATGTTCATTAACAAGTAATCATTTATAACTGAGGATATATTTGCTTGATTCTATTGTATAATTGTTTTGTGCTCAAACCTGTAACTGCAGGAATAGAATTTTTTTTGGGGTGATGTAAGAggcatttttttttaatgtacACAATTTGTCCTGCCGAGGACTCAAACTAAAGATCTCACACCTGTAGAGACAAATTCAGTACCACTAAGTTAAGGTTTATTGCCTGTTGATATAAAAGAGGCATTATTTGTCATGCTATAATTTCAATTttgtatgatatatatatatatatatatataatatatatataattagtagtCTTTCAGTATGCCATTTTTGTTATTGTAAAGTTCTAATTACAAATTTTCTTTCACgaatttgcattttaattcaaTGGTTTCTATTTTGATCAATTTCAGTTTGTTGCAGTTTTATCTAGTTGACATAAAATGAGTGAAATGAAAGGATGAATAGTGATAGCAACGGATGAATAGTGATACCAACAGGTAAAGTGTTGATCTcaaatctaattaaaatttattcttaacCGCTTGAAATAGTTCcaaagtaattattattaattttatatattttaattgataatctacataaaaaattatttttattaataatttatgttttaaaactttaataatttcataaaatatataattttattttatttaaaataaaatatataaaatttataaacattattataaaaaacatatattttatatttagttaagtatttatataaatgaatctGAGTAATTGATACCCAGCATATAAAATATAAACTCGATTGAACCCGTCACAGATATTATTCTTTAAATCCGAATCCATTTTAAATCAATTACATAATACTGAAATATTTTATTAGGATTTTACCGGATTGTGTATTAATAAAAATCTGACCATTGCCATCTCTAAAGAGAAAACCTAAAATGGCATAGAGAGAATAATACGGAATTAGTTTCAAATAGAtctaaatgacaaaaaaaaatttatataatcaaTCATAATTAGTTTGGAATTaaggtttaattattattatcgtGACTAAATTTAGGCTTTCAATTTTAACAATCAACGAATTtgaattaaattatcaaaattaaaatgattaaattaaattataatttcattaaaaggcttaatttttttttattaggagTGATAAAAGAAAGAATTTTGTATTTCTAAATCTGTGTATTACAAGATTTACAGGATTCTATATATACAATTATAATTGagctaagaaaagaaagaagattgGTAGCAAAAATAAAGCCTAAATTAAAGCCTAAATCAAGGTCCGTAATATTAGGTTAATGACAAAATATTGGGTCAATAACAGCTTAATACAAATATGGCAGTTGTATTCTAACatcccccctcaaactcaagtaGGCAAAGTATTTGCTAACTTGAGTTTGCAAGATAAGTTGTGAAATCGCCCAGGCGGATGAGCTttgtgtagacccttattttgtgattagtatgtgcattgaggccgtaggaaacccgatgatgaaaaaattatatgactgtaagatgtaattggaggcatgaagctgaattattaatttcgtggtatgatcttaaaaataataataataataataaagttttggggaaattaatttaattaaatttaaataaaattttattttgtttaaatttaatatgggtagttcttaaatggatctaattaagtttaattggactccataggcctaagaaagcctagttagaaattttaaatgggacccatttaattattttctgaaaattaaaataacaaaatatctctctccccattgaccccactctcttcctcactccctattggtgccaccccctttccctctcttcctattggttggaacacctcacccatatcccagtctcactcaAATTCTTCAATctaagttgtttaagttatctgaaccttatcaccctaggactccaaaccctaccacacctcttcctcgctccctattggtgccttccattttttcctgtcttcctattagttgaaacacctcacccatatcccagtcttatttgaattctacaatcgtagttgtttaagtcatctaaactttatcaccttaagactcaaaaccctatcacacctctctcccaaaaccctataaataccctactagagaagggaagaagaggagaggggagaaaagaggaagagaaaatttaaagctataagaaatttaaagacattcaagactctttgagttcttccttattttttctttttttcaagaagattttcatacaagatttctggaatgtcagtttttattgttttcttttcaagatctaggccacacaatattttaattctatgctctttgtcttcaatttattttatatgtttatatagatcatgtaatcatgtttaatttgaggggatacacaactctgcacatgtttagtttttgtctctcttatttttattatttttctttgttttctgaatttgtaaaaaatttgtaaaaattatattcatattctacacgaaattccattaattttaagctcaaaaatcactaaaaaagctttaatattttgtaagttatggctatttgaagttagggttcctgtaaaatctgatttgtagGATattcgacttgtggagcccatatctcccttgttccttaatatttttgtgtaaatctagtgtctaaaattaactttaaaatcttatgaatcttttccaattggttttgcattcatatctgttgtggttaatgagttatgaattttacaaaaacgtagtacgattctatcacttagaaaagttaaaatttatgtagaccattcggctagggttttatttgatttataaattttatgatcttgtatgatatgtaggttgtcttctgtaatttttttatgatttttaggcatgtataactatttttaaaaaatcggatttcttgctaccgttaatcagctagaatttagaaattgtatatttatgtatgttcttgtattttcttgggttttaattgatatttgatctatttttctgtgttcttttaattcaagaagtgttatgaagtgtttggatcatgttaaaagacttagactattaggtagttgtaactaattaggaatcttaactctttaggagactagagttagaatccaatgtaaattgttattgatattttctttatttcttttattttctttagtttctttattttttattacaaacaaaattggtaaatagccctaaggtaagtaccaaagagggcagcttatatggagctaaacgggagtaagctagggatatcattgccatactagaagagaaactcttttttaagggtagcttgccccaatggcaactacatttaccaataggtaagtagttctaaacttctcgaataaccattggcatgaaattgtagtaataatagaacttttatttggtaaattaaaattaactttgtttttaatttaactgacctttgcatgtaattaatttaaataaatactttgtaaattaaaattaatcttgtttgtaaattaaactaacattggcatgtaaataaatttaatttaatacttggtaattgtaaaataaatttgcatgttagaaatctttattaggttgtgattgtttgggccttatgtgatattagaataaattacacatgtacataattaacttagttcaattatccttaggataacttggtgaaaattaattaattagattaaatagaaacgtagggttatttaaaattgaatttgtttgtaaattaaattctcaataataaattaattttagttatctggtaaatatcatttaaataattagcaatctcatagataggaattacttgtgcatgaaattgtgtgtaaacaacgacccttttgtgaattacttgcatgtgtaggattaaaattgcattttttaggataaagtttaataaaggaataataaataagacttctagaaacatcagtagaggactggcactcgaatcaacgaggttagaccacgcgtaaggggtgcctaacaccttccccttacgtacccactatcccgaacctagacattgggctatggcaatgacggttgtggaaactctgcaaggagtaagttaccatccatgaccctcggaagaaacactgaatatgtcccggttattacccaggtggcgactcctgtttatctatgccttcgtggcataaatccttagtaccgtggtagtattataggaagacggtacttaccagtggtttgattctattaggattgtataaaGTGCATGTCTAgcaaatgttgtctaaggaggtggtacttaagtgagaccattgtgactccaccatctttctgggcattacctggtgtattttatataattccaatggatgatatttctCCTCACGCCCCCCTCCCCTACACTTTGGTGAAGATATCTGCCGTCTAATCAGCAGAAGGAACTAAAATGAGACAAAGCTTGCCACTCATAAGGTGATGACGAAAaaaatgacaatcaatctcaatgtgTTTAGTTCGTTCATGAAAAACATCAATGTGGGCaatttggatggcactttgattgtCACAATAGATGTTTGTTGCAGCATTAGATTGAGAGACACCCATATCCTGTAATAACCATCTTAACCAGAGAAGTTCAGAAGTAATGTCAGCTAGTGCCCTATACTATGCTTCCGTACTAGATTGAGAAACTATTGTTTGCTTCTTACTACGCCAAGATATAAGAGAATCTCCTAGAAAGAAACAATAGCCAGTTGTAGATCTTCTATCGGTAGGATCTCCAGCCCAGTCAGCATCAGAATATGCTTTTAGTTCAAGTGATGATTGAGCAGAAAAATGAAGACCATGGAACAATGTACCTTTGATGTATCGAAGGATACGAAGAACAACAGTAAAGTGAGAAGTGCGAGGAGCAGCCATGAATTGGCTAACAATATGAACTGCATATGCTATATCTGGTCGAGTGGCAGTGAGATAAATAAAACTCCCAACCAACTGCCTGTAGAGCGTTGGATCCTCCAAAATTGTTCCATCCGTAGGAGAAAGTTTCACATTTGTCTCAAGAGGAGTATTAGCAGTTTTATTACCTGTCAAACCTGCTCGACATAGAAGATCAGTGGCATATTTAGCCTGAGACAAATAATAGCCTTTACTGTCAGAAGAGACTTCTAACCCAAGAAAATAACTCAAACGACGAAGGTCTTCCATTTTAAACTGAGTACAAAGAAAATTTTGCACCTCTTTAATACCATGCAAATCATCACCTGtgataatcatatcatccacatataataaCAAAAATATATATCCCTTACGAGTCTTGCGAATAAAAAGAGCATTATCAAAAGAGCTAGAAGAGAAACCCAATTTGCTGATTGTAGAGCTAAATTTTGCAAACCATGCTCTGGGGGCTTGTTTAAGTCCATATAAAGCCTTTTGAAATTGGCAAACTTTCCTAGGTGGATGATCATAACCAGGAGGAGGTTGCATGTAAACTTCCTCAGAAAGATCCCCATTGAGAAAGGCATTTTTCACGTCCATCTGAAAGAGTGTCCATTTACGCACAGCTACAATAGCGATGAGGCTATGAACAGATGTGAGACGAGCTACTGGAGTAAAAGTCTCTTCGTAGTCAATACCATACTCCTGAGTGAAGCCTTTTGCTACTAATCGTGCTTTGTAACATTCTACTAAACCATCTACTCAGGTTTTGATTTTATAAATCCATTTACATCCTATAGCAATTTTACCAAGCGGTAAATCAACCAAGTTCCAAGTGGAAGTCTTTGGTAAGGCCTGCAATTCTTCTTGCATTGCTTGTTGCCAAAGAGGATTAGTACTGGCTTCCTTATAAGAAGAAGGTTCATGCAAAGAAACTATAGCAGAATAACAGTGATAATCATGAAGATAAGATGGT includes:
- the LOC110643682 gene encoding uncharacterized protein LOC110643682 isoform X3; protein product: MTPSLHLNMYICMFGIFVGFFFLFFLVVVAERGDGNSLPHGMDEAVIEVPRNKLLRVVLVSPQLIARLLLTRCLRYVVVKVQDSWAELLDYFRQQEGDKRLLAFTKRGTTTHSVLFSMLLISSWC